The genome window TTGGTGGAGGGACGCTTCGGCTTTCGCGACATCCTCCTGGTTCAGCGCAAGCCGCTGGAAATCTCGCACGTGTATGTTTACCACGTCGAAGGTTTTCGGCCCGGCGGCGGTCTTTACATTTTCACGCCGGACGAAACGGGCGGTCAGTTGCGGCGCATTTTTGACGCTGGCGAAGGCATGATCACCACCGCCGATCTGTCTTACGACGGCCGGGAAATTGTCTTTGCCTGGCGTCGCGGCGGTCATGTGGCTTCGAATCCCGTGGGACACGTCGAGGATATTTCGCAATACCCCGACGAGAAGCACAACTATCAGATTTTCCGAATCAACCTGGATGGCACCGGATTGACCCAATTGACGCACGGCGCCCAGAACAACCTGGATCCCTGCTGGCTGCCGGACGGCGGCATCGCGTTCATCTCCGACCGCCGGCCGGCCTACGCCTATTGCTGGGTCACGACTTCGCCGGTGCTGTATCGGATGGAACGCGACGGCTCGAAGCCGAAACGGCTTTCGGCGAATTACCTCATGGATTTCACCCCGGCGTTGGGGCAGTCCGGCGAGCAAACTCGCCGAGATCATTCGCAGCGGACACCGCGACACCGGCGGCAAACCGCGAGTTGATGTGCCGGACGAGGACCGGCGGCGCGTCTATTTGTGGATGGATCTGAACGTTCCGTACTACGGCACGTCCTCGTCCAACCACAAGGACCAGATGGGCAGCCGCCGCATGATGCCGCTGGATCTGGACAGCACCCTGAAGGAAGTGGCCTCGCGCCGATGCGTTTCCTGTCATCAAGCCGGCGTTCCGCGAAAATTCTTCACCCGGGTGATGAAACCCGAGAAAAACAATTTCCTGCTTGCGCCGCTGGCAGCGGCTGCGGGCGGGACCCAGAAATGCGGCCTCCCAGTTTTCGCTTCGACGGACGATCCGGACTACCAGAGAATCCTGCGCACCTTCGAGCCGATCCACGCGCTGTTGAAACGTCGGCCGCGCGCGGACATGCCCAACTTCCAGTTGGTGAGCGATTGAGAGCCTATTCTCACCTTGCCAGCGGATCGGGGCGAAGCTGAAATTTCATCACCTTGCTCGTCGTGCCTTGGCCACCTTCCATGTGAAAGGGCGCGCGCGTGCCGATGCACGCCCAGAGTCCGCGTGTCCAGGTGAATCGCTGGTTTGGTTTTTCGACGGATTTCTGGCAAGCCGCAGAGTACTTCAGTTTTGTGATGATTCTCATGTCGGGCACCGGGCTGAGCCTCGAAATACGGGTTGTGGTCCTGACTTTGGTTCGTCTGGGCGTCATTCCGCACGCCTGGCTGGCCAAAGGCCGGCGGTATTTTCGGTTCGCAAACGAAGTCTTCTCCCTCTCTTCCCGAAGGAGGAGAGGGCCGGGGAGAGGAGGTGCGTTGGCTCGCTTCTCCTGTTGTGAAGAAACCCCTCTCTCCAACTCTCTCCCCTCTCGTTCCTCGCGGGGAGAGAGGGAAGTCAATCGGAGTCGCTGACCAACACTTTAGATCGCACCGGGCAAGGCTGCCCGCGCTCCTTTCCTCCAGGCACTCCACTCAAAAAACGGTTGATCCTCGCACGACGCCTCGCCAATCTTCGCCGTATGACCAAAGATAATCTCCCCATCTCTCAACCCATGCCTCGCAGGCAATTCCTCAAGCTCACAGGTGGTGCCGCGACCGCCCTGGCCATTTCGCAGCCGTTCCATATCCGCGCGGCCGCGAAGAAGCTCGAACCCTTGCCCCCTGGCATCAAAGTGTCGCTCCAGATTTCCGGCGACGCGACCGACGAAGATCTCAAGTTCGCCCAGCAGCTTGGCGTCGAGTACGTCAATATTCCCAGCGGCGGCGAGCGCGCCACGGCGGAGAACTTCATTCGCTTGAAACACCGCGTGGAAGCCGCCGGGATCAAAGTTTGGAACATTGGCAACAGCAACGTCCATAACATGCCCGAAGTGACGTTGAACCTGCCGGGCCGCGACGCGAAAATCGAGGAGTACAAGAACTATCTTCGCAACCTCGCCAAAGCCGGCATCCATTACACGACCTACGCGCACATGGGCAACGGCATCTGGAGCAGTGAACGCGAGACCACACGAGGGGGAGCGCCGGCGCGCGCGTTCGATCTGAACAAGAACCCGAAGGGTTACTGGGTCGGCAAAGTGTTTGAAGGTCCGCTCACGCACGGCCGCAAATACAACCCGGATGAGCTTTGGGAGAATTACGCCTACTTCATCAAACAGGTCGTGCCCGTCGCCGAGGAACTCGGCATTCGCATTGGCATTCACCCGGACGATCCGCCGGTGCCGGAATTGGGCGGCGTGCCGCGCTGCATTTTCGGAAACTTCGCCGGCTACGTGCGGGCGCTGAAGATCGCGAACAGCCCGAACATCGGCGTTTGCCTGTGCGCGGGAACCTGGATGGAAGGCGGAAAGCACATGGGCAAGGATGTGTTTGAGGCCGCGCGCGCCTTCGCGAAGATGGGCAAGCTCTGGAAGATCCATTTCCGCAACGTCAGCGCGCCGATCCCATACTTTGTCGAGACGTTCGTGGATAACGGTTACACGGACATGCTCAAGCTCATGAAAACACTCCACGACGTGGACTTCCGCGGCGCGTTAATCGCGGACCATGTGCCTGGAATGGTCGGCGGCTCGAGGGTCGGCTGGGCTTACAGCATCGGCTACATCAAGGCGCTCCTCCGAGCGGTCAGCTCTAAGAAGGGTTAGCTAGGCTGGCCAAAATCAGTTTCAGTTGTAAGGTAGGGCTGGGCTGCCGCGCAGCCATGATTCCGTCAGTTTCAAGAGGAATTTCGAAGGCCGCAGTGCCTGAAATGGACCCAGAACGCCGTGAGCGAAACGTATCGCACCGGCTGCGCGGCAGCGCAGCCCTACCAGGGGCCGAGAGTCAATAACCACAGTTTTGCCCGAACATGAACCGGCGTGATTTTCTGATTGGAGCCGCAGCCTTGCCCTTCGCAGTTCAGCCAGCCTCGGCCAATACGGATGAAGCCGTGCGCCTGCTGCAAAGAAAGGTGGATTCCGGCGAGCTGGCCGGCGCGGTTCTTCAGGTGCGGCGCGGCAATCAAGTGTCGGCACACCACTTCGGGATCGCCAAACCGGATTCCGTTTTCTACCTGGCCTCGCTCACCAAGCCGATGACGGCGACGGCGGTTATGATTCTTGTGGATCGAGAGAGGGTTTCCCTTGAGGACCGCGTGCAGAAGTTCGTGCCAGAATTCAGCGGCGGTGAGCGAGAGCGCGTACTTCTCCGGCATTTGCTGACCCACACGTCGGGCTTGCCGGACATGCTTCCCGAAAATGAGGAACTCCGCAAACGTCACGC of Verrucomicrobiota bacterium contains these proteins:
- a CDS encoding preprotein translocase subunit TatC, whose amino-acid sequence is MPMHAQSPRVQVNRWFGFSTDFWQAAEYFSFVMILMSGTGLSLEIRVVVLTLVRLGVIPHAWLAKGRRYFRFANEVFSLSSRRRRGPGRGGALARFSCCEETPLSNSLPSRSSRGEREVNRSR
- a CDS encoding TIM barrel protein; the protein is MPRRQFLKLTGGAATALAISQPFHIRAAAKKLEPLPPGIKVSLQISGDATDEDLKFAQQLGVEYVNIPSGGERATAENFIRLKHRVEAAGIKVWNIGNSNVHNMPEVTLNLPGRDAKIEEYKNYLRNLAKAGIHYTTYAHMGNGIWSSERETTRGGAPARAFDLNKNPKGYWVGKVFEGPLTHGRKYNPDELWENYAYFIKQVVPVAEELGIRIGIHPDDPPVPELGGVPRCIFGNFAGYVRALKIANSPNIGVCLCAGTWMEGGKHMGKDVFEAARAFAKMGKLWKIHFRNVSAPIPYFVETFVDNGYTDMLKLMKTLHDVDFRGALIADHVPGMVGGSRVGWAYSIGYIKALLRAVSSKKG